Within Malus domestica chromosome 04, GDT2T_hap1, the genomic segment GTAAAGCTTTTGCTTGCACAAGGAGATTATGTAGTCGTTGCTGAACTTTTTGTTTTAGAGGTTTGGTGAAAGAGATGGTGGAGGTTGAGTTGGTTGACTTTCATAGAAGGTCAACGGCAGTGGGGGTTTTAATCTTGGGAACTTTATCGAAaaactcctggtactgttcattctaacgaaaaaccatatttttacactaaagtcaatcctggtactattcactttaccctttattttgtctttatcgttaaaactcaaagttttcaagcccttttcattagttttctttaaatcTTTTACCAAACCAGTTCCAGAAGCTTGAGAATGAGCCATATTCACATTTCCAAACAGTAAAGGCCTCAACGAATGGCCTTCCGGTGATGAAGTGTCGATGCAAGTCACATTTGAAATACAAAAACTACAAAAATTATAATGGATTTCAAGGAATTCGAATTGCTAACGATGTTCAGATGAAATTTGATTCAGGTAGTCATACAAAAAACTTGTTCTTCTTTACAAAATAGCAAAACGTAATTTATCCTCCACCAAGAAGGGGCTTCAGAACCAGGTGTTATTTATACTCGGACCTGTTTGCGTTACTGTCACCTGTTAATTTCCTATACCAAAAGATATTCTTACACCCTCACCTTCTCCGCAGCTTCCTTAATTTGTGCAATGGTAAAAATGCCGAAGAAATCATCATCTCTGATTCCATTGATTGCGGCAAGTGCAACATCATCGACACTAACAGGTGGAGCCAAGAGCAGATCAGATGCTGGAAGAGAACTCAACGGTTTGGTAAAGTTTTCGGTAGCATTAATAAATCTTTCCAATGGTTCACCTATCAAATCCAAAGGAATCTCAAAACCATCCACCCTCCGTTTCCCGTATATGAAACCAGGTCTAAGCACGATACCTGCGGAAGTTGGAATTACAAAGAAACGTTGGGAGAGAAATACaggaaacaaataaatatgaGGGGACGTGACAAAGTTGGAATTATATATCTTGCTTCAGCCAATAAAATGGGAGTCAATGAAATAGAAGTGATCAAATCCAGAAAAAGTATGTTTAATTAGGTTTGCCAGAAAATTAGTgagtattaaattaaaaaaactactACCTCGTTTTGCTAGTTGATCCAATATAGCTGAGAATTCCTTATCATCCTAAATGAATGGGCCGAATGGcttcaaaataataatatattccAATTATTTAAATCACTCATCTCCCTCGCTTCTTTAGTAAAGATAATAAATAGCCAATTCTAGACAGTCCTCACATATAGTCTCCtaaaatttctgaaaaatgaaaaggaaagaCAAGAGTTAGGTATTACCAGAATTGGGATATTTGGAGAGAACCTCTGATTCAGCTTTTCTCTTTCCTGTGAAGTACCCAGATGAAAGCAAAAATGGAGGTAGATTGTAATCATGCACTGAGATCAAGATAAACTTGGGAACTCCTGCCAAAGgaaaagaacaagaaaatgAAAGCCATATATCTCAGCCGTCCTCTGCAAACAATTGTAGAAAGAGTAGCATAAAGCGACCATGGTATACATAATGAGAAATTAACATCATTGTTCTAGTCAGGAATATACTGATACATTTACATCTAACGAGAATTTTTCAAACGCACCAATATGTAACTTGTAGAAAAACTACTCTTTTGGGTCCACCAGACAATATGATGGTTCATTTAAGTGTTCAtttaagttttcattcaaatagtccatgcaaaaatcaacaaaatcgaAGAtcgattagccatttgattatCATCATGATCACTTCAGtgtttttaccaaaaaaatatagtttcatctgattatttgaATAGTGTTACATggctaattgaattttttttattttttcgatCTTTAGCATGCATAACCTTGGGGGACCTAAACCGTTCATATTATGGAGCCTGGAACCCAATATGGGGTTAACACAaatgatttgatttattcagtATGTATTAGGTCATAGTACTGTGCATTTGAGAATTTCCCAACATATACTTTGACCTACGGCTTGACCAAAGTCAGACCTCAAATTTGACAGTCTCCCTGATTCAAATAATCTGCTTTCACAGAAATTGATAAGAAGAATTTCTAAGCTTCCTTTAGACATTCCTATTGGAGTGCTAGCTCTCATGGGAATACAAGGGCCGTAGGCAAGGTatcttacaaatttttcttcaatttttgataGCCCTATGTCATCCTCTCTATTTTGACTTACAAACAAAGACTCAAAGTCCTCAATTCTAACAAAAACTGAAGAAATATTACTGCAACTGATAGATCCAGTGCCTTGTCACGGAGAAGTGATACCAAAGGGTACTAATGAGATGGAatgaacaaaagagaaaaggaagggaGGGGTGAGATAGAAGCTTCATTACAAAGACGAGTGaatcaaataataaaaatatgaaaagaaagCAAAGGGCTAATTTACTGCAATGTGATAATTGACATTGCTACCGTAATCCTTCGCAGCATTAAcagcaacaacatttgcctCCCCATTAATCCTTTGCATCTGTTCCTCGCTGCCAAAACCACCAATGGTTGAAACCACAGTGGTGGCCCCGATAAGTACTTCATCCCAGTTTACATAGAAAACATCTCCTGCATAACAAAACTTActtcaatatatgcatccattGAAACTGCAGATATATGTACCAATACTACCAGCCAGTCCAAGATTTTCATCAGCTTGAAGCAACACAAATGTGACATGCAGATAAACGACGCTCAAAAACTCTAAAACAGAACCAATGGCTTCTTCAAAAAGAATAAGGCCACATCCTTCTCAAGTCTCATATCATATTCACTTCAAGCACATTTTAAATTTCCAGACCGACAGTTTTACATGCATCAGTTCTTTTCTCCATTTATCTTTATCATTAACATCAAtaagtttcttttttcttatcaatGGCAATTAAAAATGgaattttcacattttttgtttaattgcagtTTCTAATAATAACTTTCAAATCACAGCTGATAGAATCTTAGTCACTGAATGCAAAATCAGTAAAAGCAATGTCGTAGGAACACAACGGTTTTAAGCTCAAAATTTAACGAAAGACcatagaacaaaacaaaaaccccGATATTGCAATACTTCCAATCATATAATTGTTTTTCCCTTTCGGAAATCCTAATCGCAAAAGGCAGACCTGATTTTTGCATTTCTACAGCAGCAAAAT encodes:
- the LOC103433266 gene encoding uncharacterized protein At1g32220, chloroplastic isoform X2, producing the protein MSSFLHFPAVSTLPSSFPGAFFPARPKPTSLFHHRYGEVNVKTDFNSATIDVVADVKPERVVVLGGTGFVGSAICKAAVSRGIEVVGVSRSGRPTYSGAWIDQVNWVPGDVFYVNWDEVLIGATTVVSTIGGFGSEEQMQRINGEANVVAVNAAKDYGVPKFILISVHDYNLPPFLLSSGYFTGKRKAESEVLSKYPNSGIVLRPGFIYGKRRVDGFEIPLDLIGEPLERFINATENFTKPLSSLPASDLLLAPPVSVDDVALAAINGIRDDDFFGIFTIAQIKEAAEKVRV
- the LOC103433266 gene encoding uncharacterized protein At1g32220, chloroplastic isoform X1, with product MSSFLHFPAVSTLPSSFPGAFFPARPKPTSLFHHRVKCRYGEVNVKTDFNSATIDVVADVKPERVVVLGGTGFVGSAICKAAVSRGIEVVGVSRSGRPTYSGAWIDQVNWVPGDVFYVNWDEVLIGATTVVSTIGGFGSEEQMQRINGEANVVAVNAAKDYGVPKFILISVHDYNLPPFLLSSGYFTGKRKAESEVLSKYPNSGIVLRPGFIYGKRRVDGFEIPLDLIGEPLERFINATENFTKPLSSLPASDLLLAPPVSVDDVALAAINGIRDDDFFGIFTIAQIKEAAEKVRV